The window TAGTTCCAGAAACAACACAACTGTCTACTTCCATGGACGGAGGGATATTCTAAACAAACCACTTAGGCATCATTTCATATATCAATAGATTTGTATATAAAATCATGTTATGGAAGTATACTACAACTTAATGGCCAAAAACAACTGATAAGCACACCAAAAGCAAACCAATCAAGTTGTTGTAGCTATAAAAAGACTTAACTGAGTTTAATATATTTAACAATATGTTATTGAAAAAGCACATTAGAGAAACCCCCAAAATAACGGTTAGCTGACAGCAAAGCAAATCGTTCATATTGTTGTAGATAGACTTTTCCTTTTCTGAAGTCGAATTTGATAAGATAATATTCCATGTACACTCTTACTTTCTTGTTCCTGCAAGTTAAAAGTAAAAGTTATTTTTCTGCAGGGCTTAATAATGTTGAAGCTTTACGGAATTTTGTTTGGAGGGTGTTAGTTCCGTTGATGAGGTTGACACAGAGTTATAATCGTGCGATAGTTGACAAGGttaggcccaagttagggaagtaATAAatagggttaaatgcaagaaatagcaattcaCTTTCATTTCTATTTATTATAgcgtttttctttttgaaaaatctaccaattATAGCAATGCCATCACACCTGGGTAAAATTTCAAAACATATAAGAAAAAGATTGAAACTTGAGTGCTACAATTGGAAAGAAATGTCTACTTTGTTGAATCTTATGAAGTAGGTAATTTGCTGATATGGTTTTGATTTAGGTCATGGGCTGTTTCTTGGATGCCGTGAAAGAAAGAAATGCATGGGGGGTATTAGAAGAAACTATGGTTCGGTATCTTATCAAAGTGATTGGTTTCAGCATGggaatgcatgaaaatgaagaATATAGGTTGACTGTTGAAGACTCCACATTGACCAGCTTCAAGTATTTCCCATTGTTGACGGCATGCCATATGTTGGCATCTACTTTAGGTGTAAAAGGTAAATCTGTTTCAGAAAGTAGGTCTGGATCAGGATCAGTTTTGGCAAATGGATGCATTGTGGATATATTTACGGGAAAGCTGGTTTGGGATATTTGTAGCATGACTTTGCAAATGCTTTCACACAGCCCTGAACATCGGTCTTGTGCCATCACTGTTTTCCTTCCACACATTTTCAAAGCATTTGTATCTGCAAATGTGTTTCAGACCCGGAAATTTATGTTATCCAGGTACACATACACATTCAAGTCTCCTCGTATTGTTTTTGCTACTATGTCAAGATGATGGATGTTACATTGTCTCTTTTACTCTCCAGGAAGGATTTCTGTGCTAAGATTTGGAAATGCTGCAAGAATTTGTTTCAGCTGGGGTCTTCTGAGAGAAGAGATGCATATACTGTACTCTCTTTGTATATATCTTATTTCTCCAAGACCGATGGATGTGAGGATAATGGAACATTTGATTTTGATATGAGGGCCCAGAAGGAGTTCTGGGACGAGATGAAGAATGGCTTGGTATATATCGCTATCTGTTTCTTTACACTAGGGGCATAGTTGGTTTGACGGAATCTGATGGAATTGGAATTGAGATTCCATTCCATGGCGCATGTTGGTTGCCAAATCGACGGAGTTCCCTTCCATCAAAATTCTTTAAATTCCATGTTTGATGGATATGTCAATTCCGGTCTTCATTTTTTATGAAAAGATCAACATACccccatcacacacacacacacccaccatATAGAATATATCTAGTTATAACTTTAAATTTCTAAAAATTGTTCAATTTTAATCATTGAATTCTTTTTCATTTCCTGCCAACCAAACTAGTGACAGGCTGCAATTTCACGAGCATAATTCGTCGGGATTCCAATTCCTTTGACCTTGCTCCATTTCTATTAAAAACATTCTGCaatttataaagttttttttatttttttattttttaatactaGGTTGACAAAGAAAGCATAGTGAGGAAACAGTCATTACATATATTGAAGAGTACAGCTACAAGGACTAAAGGAAAGCAACACACAAGTCTTTTGGAGACAATATCCAATGAGACTAGTTCAAACTCTCATGGTTTAACAAAAAAAGAGCGTTGGGCTAATAAGGAAGCGAAATCTCTTGGTATAGAGAGCTTATGCAATAATTCAGTTGATTCTGATTCAAGCAGTGAGTTGAAATGGGGTGCATTTTTCTTGCTCTATGAAATGCTTGAAGAGTATGGTACTCATCTTGTTGAGGCTGCATGGAATTACCAGGTACATTCACCTTTTTGTTTATACATATGTAGATTTTTCGTCTCTGATACTGAAAGTTCCATCTTTTTTCTTTCAGCGTTCAACTTAAGACTTTGAGTTTTGTGCAGATGAACCTGTTGCTCCAGACATCTGAATCTTGTGATAATCATTTGAAGGCTGTTGGTGAAAGGCTTCAACTTGATCCTATGGAAACAGTACAAGATATGTTTGATTGGGTAGCTGTGTTGTGGGAACGAGGGCTTTGCCATGATAATCCTCAAGGCAAGCAGTCTATTCATATATACTCATCACAAaattggttttctgtaaattataAGGGTCATTAGTGTgctttctttttgacttaatggggACATGACTTATGGTTTTTTCTTGTATATGTAGGTAGTATGGTGTTTGACTTAATGCAGAAAAAACGACTTAATACAGATTGTCAAGTAAATGAGGCTTTCCCCATTAAGTGATAAATTTTTACAAAGTTGTCCTCATTTATATTTtccttagacttatccaagtgcaccagtcattttttcaaaatttaaaacacttatttatttttattttttaatctataCAACACTTAGTGGGAAAAGAAAAAAACAGGGCCTTAGTGTTTCTTCTTATATCTGCTGCATCAACGAACGAATTTGACTTGAtgcatagaaaacagcttaataGAGGAAGTCAGTGACATGAGACTTTACTTATTACAACTTGGGCCTCGTTTAGCTTTTCCTTACATTTTGCCAAGTTTGCCATCATTTGTTTTAGAGATCAATGAATGATCCAGGCAGGCAACAACCACAAAGGTTTCTAAAATGTTTCTTCTTATTGTGCAGTCCGGTGTTTGATCATGCAGTCGGTTTTTGGGATAGAATGGAAGAAGCATGGAAATTATGCGAAATTTGTGCCTAGAGATTTTGTACTTGGCTCTTTCATACAAGGGCTGAATGATCCTGTGCACCACAAAGAATTCGGTTTGCTCcatatttttttctttctcaTTCATGTCTTTTATTGGTTTATATCATCAAAACCATCCAAATAAATTGCTTTTTCATAGCTAGTTTTCATATATTGTTTCTGCAAAAGGGTTATTCTTCCAGCAACACCTGTAGCCCACATTGTGCCAGGAGGTGGCTGGAATAAGACCCAAATCCACATGGGGATTGAAAGTTGAAACTCTCACCTTGATTTTGTTCGGAGAAGTGGCTATTAAATATAATCATTGTATTTTTCTTGAAATGGTAACTGTATTAGAAGCCATTTAAAAATCGATATTTATTGGTTAACAAATACTCCTATATTTTAGGTGTCTACTGATATTTACTGACTGTTGATTTCCTCAATTTGTTATTTAATTTTTCTCTAGGACTAAAAGGAGTCTACTCTTCGAGGACAATTGATGGTGCTAGCACATTTTTACAGCAATATACCGTGTGTCTAAGTGAAGGGTAAGTTTTTCTACCCGGAAACCaaataaagtatttttttttttttaatagagaTACAGTGGTGCATTTTCAATTTCTTCTTAGTCAAGTGTTTGGTCCTTTCTGATGTAATGGATCATTTAAAAGGACCTAATAGAGGCCGGGAGGGAAAGGAGCTTTGTGATTTGCATTTTTTCTATTTTATCATTCATCCAAATACTTTGTAGACCATCTATCTATCCATTGACTTGGTAATGTCTCAGGGAGCAGATGAGATTGTTGATGGATGTAGCATTACTTGTAAAAAACCAGTCTTTTAGTCGGGCGGGATTGATGGGCCTTGCTGAATGTGTTGCGGCTGCTGCTGATGGGGTTGGGGTTAGGAGACTCAACAAGAAAGAAGTTGATTTGGAATTGGAAGCTGCAGATACAGATACTAGTTACAATGATAAGGCAGCATTACTTGATGTTTTCAGATTTATCCTTGACACCAGCAAACAACATTTCAATCCTAattatcgtcttaaaggttcaagattgctacttaaatatacatatataaatatatcgtATATCATAAGCAAGAAATAGTAATGTACTTTCATATAGTGTCTTACTTTCAGTTTACTTCtaattattttcttatttaatgcTTTCtaatttgaaaaatctacccataTACAGCTTTTTACTTTCAACTTTTCTCTTATCAAGACATtgattgtactttgaaaaatcttctCAGTTATATATAATTGGGTAGAATTTCAAAGTACCGTGCTGTAATACAAAGAAAGGAAAATAGGATgcaataataataaacaaataactGAAAGTATGTTGCCATTTCATGTATTTAGCcctgataatatatatatatatatatatatatatatatatatatatatatatatatatatatatatatatatatatataaggtcatTTAAAATATCAGGCCTAAACGAGCTCAATGTCTTAAGCTCGGGCTCTAGTGGAGCTTTTAATGAGCCCAGGTAGCTTGGCTCGCTTACAACCCTGAACTggataccttttttttttttttttttttgagtatgTGTATTGTGTTTTGCATCATTATGTAAGTTCTTCTGACGATTAATACTGGCAGTGTGCAGAAAGATTCTGGATGCTACTATCTCAGTAATGTCATCATCTGATGTGCCTCTTGAGACCCTTCTTCACTTTATTTCATCTTTCCCTCAGGACTTTCTTAACTATGGAGGTAAGCTTACATGTAACTCATGGTTACAGTTATCATTTCTAATCTCtttacctttatatatatatatatatatatatatatatatatatatatatatatatatatatatatatataaatcattgGCTTTATTTAGACCAAGTTGACCAGGCCATCGACCAGACCGAATTACTGGATTTTTTGGGCCTATTTCAGGACCATTTATATGTATGCATCACACTACTTATTGTACCACCATTATTTTCTAGGTTCATTAAGAGAAAAAGGGCAGGAATGGCTTCGAGGTTATAAAAAGCAAGCTTCTACATCATTCAAGCTCATGAAAAAGCTTAATGAATTCCCCGCAAGTTTTATAAATCATAATCACTCAAAGAATGATATTGTCAATTATGACGATGAAGACATGGAAATGTGGGAGCTTAAAGCAAAAAGATGGGCACACACACTGTTTCTTATACTAGAGGAGGAACATCAGTTAGATTCTTTATTTCAGGTATTTTTTTGTGGCTTCATGGTTGATAAATTATATTTCATAAGATTGAGAAAAAGAATCATGATGTAGGGGACCTTTTTATAAATTGTGCAGTTTACAAgaggggtttttttttttttttttttttttttttttttttgcaaaatgagGACCCTTCTAAATCCTTTGCAAAATTGGGGTTGTTCGACTCGACATATGGTACACTCAACCCCAGTTTGGCGTGACCATGGGCATACTTCCAGCAGTAAATGGTTTAGTTCAGATTCCTTCTTCCCTTGAAATCTCAAGGCCCTTACTCATTATATTGCTCTCTTTTGGATTGGTTGATTCAAGCATGAAATCATTACTTTTGGATGAGTGAGATTATTAATTGTCATGGAATCAGTACAAATGCATAATCTTTTTGTTTTGCGGTATAGAAGGCTACAAACAAGAGGTTAAGCACAAAATGTGTTTCTGCTTTTTACCTGAACTGTATTTGAATTTTGATTCAAGGTTTCTCAAAGTAGTAAATGAGTGATCCATTCCAATGTGCTATTAGTTTGAGTTATGTGAAAAGAGGTTTCTAATTCTATGCAAGGTTGTCAGAGTCACATTTTTAAGACAATAATTTCCTGTTTAAGGTCGTTTTGATATTTTCCCCTCGTTGGAGACATGATTGATTTCCACTAGTACCTTACCCTGTTCATTAGGTTTTTAGTAGGCTTACATATCTTGTACTTGTTGGTGCAGTTTATTGAATCACATGGCAATGATATCTGCAATAAGAATGGTCACTGGGAGTGGTTGCCAGTAAAATATATGATTCTAATCTTGAGTGTTGTTCAACAACTCCATGAAAAGAAAACCTTAACACTTGATAGGCATGGAAAAAGAACCAATGGTTTGCTTGATATGGTGGATGATGCAGGGTCTATGGCTGCTTCCATGATTATTAACAAGTTCACTAAACTCTTCACCTTCATATTGGTATAGAAAGTTATATTCCAGGGTTaattgcaagaaatagcaacctactaacatcctactttcatttttttttttcagttacaACATCATGCTTTGAAAATTCTACCCTGTAATAGCAGTGTCTCCCAAATATGAAACAATTTTCACTGCTATATAATCAAGTGGAATTTCAAAGTATTTATGTCCTAATAAGAAATGAATTAAAAATATTGGCTagcttttttcaaaataaaatggcTCCGCTTGATAAGAAAAAGATGCTATTTCCTGTGTTTAGCCCTATGTTGTATTGAATTAGATAGAAATGATTAGTGGCAGTTGTTAACATGAGTTGCATGCAGAAGGAGCTGGAATCATATACCCTGCAGTCATGTTTAGTTTTCTGGTCAAGGGAGGGTGAGGGTGATGGTGGGGGCACAACTCTACCTTCATCCATTAAAGGAAGGCTAGGAGGGCTTAGTCAACGGCGCTTGTCATCTTCTAACACTACTGCTGTATTGCAAGCTGTATGATTTCTAGTATGCTCCATATCTCTTTCATGATCTTAGAgttaagtgcaagaaatagcaaccatACTTGTCATCTTCTATCATTTATAgcaatatcatccacatacaaagaTACTTTAAATACTATGatgggctatatatatatatatatatatatatatatatatatatatatatatatatatatatatatatatatatatatatatataaacaaaaaatcGGAAATACAATGCCATagtttggtagatttttcaaagtacaatgccttaTTGAGATATACTAATGAATTTTCTTTTGATGTactagaaagaaatgaaagtagcatGCTATAGTACATTAGTACACAAATAAAGGAAAGCACATTGCTTTTTCTTGCATGTAGACCTTAAAATATATACGAGAGCTTTTTTTCCGCATGCATACAGATAACGTCAGTTAAGACTCTTGCATCAATCTACTCATATTGTGCTCAATTTGAAGAAGAGTCTTTGAATTCTACTTTGAGTGTTCTCTGGCAACTCTCTTGGAAGATAATTTCTTCCACAACATGTAACTCAGAGGTATGTACTTTCATCTTATATTATAATACTTTAGCTCTGTAAGGCTGTGTTTGTTACCTGGGATAGGACTAGACTTCTAGGGTCATTTCCAATGTTaagggcattcacgtcttttgcaaaaaaaaatgagAGATTGAGGGCTAAGCTGTGGGCCTTGAACACACCTTTTGGGTGgacaaaaataagaatatttgTTCCATTAACATCAAGGATCACCACACACAGTACAAGAAAGAACAAATGGGGGTTAAAGGTGTCATGAAGTTTGAGTTTGTTGTATAGTAAATTTGGTCCTGTATGCAGAGTAAAGCAGAAATCTACCTCGGAGCATATGAAGCGTTACATCATATTCTCAAGTCACTAGTGTTTATGCCTTCCCCTTCAGCATTGGGTCTATTAACCCGATCATATAATCTTTTGGATCCGGAAgctcaagtcaaagtcaaaccccATATAGATTACTTTGTTGAGATATATCTGGAGAACATCAATAATCTCATTGAGGCTGGATATTTGGCACGGGCGCGAAGAGCAATATTAATTGACTGGAAGGTGAGCATCTACAGTATTAAGAGTTTGTTCAGTTCATGTGATCTTTTATTAGTGTTGGACTTGGCAGTTCGTGTATTCATGTCGTTTTCACGTGTCAGACACGAATTTGACATTACACGAATACACATAGAGAAATAAGCTTCATCTCCCTTTTTGAGATGtattcgtgtcgtgtcatgtcaCCTATAATGAATGAAAAAATAATTCTCTGTTTTGCCTGATGGAAAGGAATTGTCTGATCCTTTGgcttccatttaaaaaaaaatcattcgtTAGGGAGGGGTTGTTTTTTCCGTTAATCATGGAATGAAACCTAATTTTATGAATTATGACACTATcctttttgatatattttttaaaagttcatggaattaaattataattttatcttCTAAAAGTAACTTGTAAATATTCTCTATCATATAATCTTATTTGGTTTTAATGAGCCTTTATTTACTCTactctttttattttattttattttatttgtactATTAACTCGTACCCACTACTCTACTCCTAAATCTACACCTTTCTTCCCAAACGAGACTTGACTCTCAACCTTTGGTTGAGGGGCACCTTTCCAACAACTCCAGATATCGTTGGTCCATAGGTCCATTGGTAATTTTATAGCTTTGTAAATAATAAATTCTTTAATTAGACTGAAATAATATTAGAACAGTGTTGAAACTATAACTTGTATTTGCGTTCTACCATATAATATTATAGTTCATATGAAAATTCATGGAATGTAATCATTCATTCGACTACCTTGCTTCTTCCATTACCTTTCCATTCCTTTGCGATTCTATTAACGCTTTATTTTTTTCTCCTTCCTAAATTATATC of the Lactuca sativa cultivar Salinas chromosome 6, Lsat_Salinas_v11, whole genome shotgun sequence genome contains:
- the LOC111889271 gene encoding uncharacterized protein LOC111889271; amino-acid sequence: MTNYATSLMSSFRRIPPSAIPATLDCILVSTTSSPPLLFSLLLDALPILLQDVTPENEESLDDECCNYIASYVGALCHLLKKPGLNNVEALRNFVWRVLVPLMRLTQSYNRAIVDKVMGCFLDAVKERNAWGVLEETMVRYLIKVIGFSMGMHENEEYRLTVEDSTLTSFKYFPLLTACHMLASTLGVKGKSVSESRSGSGSVLANGCIVDIFTGKLVWDICSMTLQMLSHSPEHRSCAITVFLPHIFKAFVSANVFQTRKFMLSRKDFCAKIWKCCKNLFQLGSSERRDAYTVLSLYISYFSKTDGCEDNGTFDFDMRAQKEFWDEMKNGLVDKESIVRKQSLHILKSTATRTKGKQHTSLLETISNETSSNSHGLTKKERWANKEAKSLGIESLCNNSVDSDSSSELKWGAFFLLYEMLEEYGTHLVEAAWNYQMNLLLQTSESCDNHLKAVGERLQLDPMETVQDMFDWVAVLWERGLCHDNPQVRCLIMQSVFGIEWKKHGNYAKFVPRDFVLGSFIQGLNDPVHHKEFGLKGVYSSRTIDGASTFLQQYTVCLSEGEQMRLLMDVALLVKNQSFSRAGLMGLAECVAAAADGVGVRRLNKKEVDLELEAADTDTSYNDKAALLDVFRFILDTSKQHFNPNYRLKVCRKILDATISVMSSSDVPLETLLHFISSFPQDFLNYGGSLREKGQEWLRGYKKQASTSFKLMKKLNEFPASFINHNHSKNDIVNYDDEDMEMWELKAKRWAHTLFLILEEEHQLDSLFQFIESHGNDICNKNGHWEWLPVKYMILILSVVQQLHEKKTLTLDRHGKRTNGLLDMVDDAGSMAASMIINKFTKLFTFILKELESYTLQSCLVFWSREGEGDGGGTTLPSSIKGRLGGLSQRRLSSSNTTAVLQAITSVKTLASIYSYCAQFEEESLNSTLSVLWQLSWKIISSTTCNSESKAEIYLGAYEALHHILKSLVFMPSPSALGLLTRSYNLLDPEAQVKVKPHIDYFVEIYLENINNLIEAGYLARARRAILIDWKWMCLESLLSVSKHALERGVYIENCDYVISDGVVRRIFNDLVDSLENASEGSVLPMLRSARLVLDHFALGGGGGGCKGSAVSSYHVDAIDVQMMWHLVRSSWLLHVSCNKRRVAPIAALLSSVLHDSVFGNMDMHEFDNTPGPLKWFVEKILEEGTRSPRTIRLAALHLTGLWLSYPTAIKYYMKELKLLTLYGSVAFDEDFEAEVTENHDAKTEVSILSPSSDLELTEVFLNTELYARVSVAVMLNKLADLADTVGSNDETESSHASLQSGKLFLLELLNSVVSDTDLAKELYKKYSATHRRKVRAWQMICILSRFVDEEIVSQVMDCLHTALYRNNMPGVRQYLETFAIYVYLKFPSLVGEQLVPMVRKYDMRTQALSSYVFIAANVILHAPESTRHLDELLPPIVPLLTSHHHSLRGFTQLLVYQVLSKLLPAAALDDEMPALEKRCFMELKSYLEDNSDCARLRVSMEVHLDAFDPNKSIMPAGIFSNRVDDIQFECAHVSLLERVIDFLNDVRKDLRCSMAKDATQLKNEQIHVQDSESIGQVIDETTSKLQNDVSLDFQKKVTVSKHEFQDSHSTSINRNATFNSLLDVEKEDELVDEAVRARHVGMDKLKAGRQQIILVASLLDRVPNLAGLARTCEVFKAASLVIDNANILHDKQFQLISVTAEKWVPIIEVPVSNVKGFLEKKKGEGFSILGLEQTANSLSLDQYLFPTKTVLVLGREKEGIPVELIHILDGCIEIPQLGVVRSLNVHVSGAIALWEYTRQKRTSSIRHT